The Microcaecilia unicolor chromosome 6, aMicUni1.1, whole genome shotgun sequence genome includes a window with the following:
- the BRK1 gene encoding protein BRICK1 has translation MASSEDPVQREIHQDWANREYIEVITSSIKKIADFLNSFDMSCRSRLATLNEKLTALERRIEYIEARVTKGETLT, from the exons ATGGCCAGCTCGGAGGATCCGGTACAACGCGAGATCCACCAGGATTGGGCGAACCGCGAGTATATTGAGGTGATCACCAGTAGCATTAAGAAGATCGCCGACTTCCTCAACTCTTTCG aCATGTCGTGTCGATCCCGGCTGGCGACTCTCAATGAAAAGCTGACAGCCTTAGAAAGAAGAATTGAGTACATAGAGGCCAGG GTAACAAAAGGTGAGACTCTCACATAA